A window of uncultured Litoreibacter sp. contains these coding sequences:
- a CDS encoding bifunctional 2-polyprenyl-6-hydroxyphenol methylase/3-demethylubiquinol 3-O-methyltransferase UbiG → MKLTVVNFHIPKTAGSTFLFRLFRSLGLRRQQDAIHNITERAAKMEGRYFPKIRKAFEIEQQDSAEQALKVFTGHYRYRDVADLIERWRDEPVLVTYLRDPVARVLSQYFYSISNTHDEMEKFVEKYPTLEHFLENPGGLNQQTAFLAPNADATVDETIEHVREKFHFVGCTERFDEDFDNLMSMLKFPPSDPVRRNESPYPDLKRDAYTKYKDVIYDRTAEDRKLYNAFCAPEKSSQILLPLKHLKQREDKNVKAENNLLNEIEDLAPWHHKIHLSGDIWTGAGNIADQTGSKVTYYDPLVAMKNLTRQVLPNGFEGRSFLDCACNGGGYSFAAKDLGASNVFGFDVREHWIKQCEFVMQNREAPTDNMKFRQADLLDLSNLNEDFDVTWFSGLFYHLPDPVTGLKNAADRTKELIFVNTAAIPVEPDVDEVPALHMKFEGTDELMSGIYRLSWSPSGPKVIEGILNWMGFVETRLIFWHKTVQLGDRRASGRLCIVGAREKGRLDGIRNAVPVDSHSGPIRGK, encoded by the coding sequence ATGAAACTGACAGTCGTCAACTTTCACATTCCCAAAACTGCGGGCTCCACATTCCTGTTCCGCCTATTTCGCTCCCTCGGACTTCGCAGACAACAGGACGCAATACACAACATCACGGAGCGCGCAGCCAAGATGGAAGGCCGGTATTTCCCCAAAATCCGCAAAGCTTTCGAAATCGAACAACAAGATAGTGCAGAGCAAGCGTTAAAGGTCTTTACGGGGCATTACCGATACCGCGATGTCGCGGATCTCATAGAACGCTGGCGGGATGAGCCCGTGTTGGTGACGTATCTGCGTGATCCGGTCGCGCGCGTCTTGTCGCAATACTTCTATTCGATTTCGAATACACACGACGAAATGGAGAAATTCGTCGAAAAATATCCCACGTTAGAACATTTCCTCGAGAATCCGGGCGGGCTGAATCAGCAAACGGCCTTTCTCGCGCCTAACGCAGACGCGACTGTTGACGAGACAATCGAACATGTTCGGGAAAAATTTCACTTCGTAGGATGTACCGAGCGTTTCGATGAAGATTTCGACAACTTGATGTCCATGCTCAAGTTTCCGCCCTCCGATCCTGTCCGCAGGAATGAAAGCCCTTATCCAGATTTAAAAAGAGACGCGTACACAAAATACAAGGATGTTATCTATGATCGTACTGCCGAGGACCGAAAGCTCTACAATGCATTTTGCGCTCCCGAAAAGAGCTCTCAGATACTTCTACCGCTTAAACATCTTAAACAACGGGAGGACAAAAACGTGAAAGCTGAAAACAATTTGCTCAACGAGATCGAAGATCTGGCGCCCTGGCATCACAAAATCCATCTTTCAGGAGATATCTGGACAGGTGCCGGAAACATCGCAGATCAGACCGGCTCCAAGGTCACCTATTACGATCCTTTGGTCGCAATGAAAAATTTGACCCGGCAGGTTTTGCCAAATGGGTTCGAGGGGCGAAGCTTCCTTGATTGCGCCTGCAACGGAGGGGGCTACAGCTTTGCCGCGAAAGACCTGGGGGCATCGAATGTGTTCGGGTTTGATGTGCGTGAGCATTGGATCAAGCAATGCGAATTCGTGATGCAAAACAGGGAGGCACCGACTGACAATATGAAGTTTCGGCAGGCTGACTTGTTGGATCTATCCAATTTGAATGAAGATTTTGACGTCACATGGTTCAGCGGGCTTTTCTATCATCTACCGGATCCCGTCACCGGTCTGAAGAATGCGGCGGATCGCACAAAGGAGTTGATATTTGTCAATACGGCCGCAATTCCGGTTGAGCCCGACGTTGATGAAGTCCCCGCTCTGCATATGAAATTCGAAGGTACCGATGAGCTGATGTCTGGTATCTACAGATTGTCGTGGAGCCCGTCTGGCCCGAAGGTAATTGAAGGTATTTTGAATTGGATGGGCTTTGTCGAAACCCGCCTGATTTTTTGGCACAAGACTGTGCAGCTGGGCGATCGTCGTGCCTCCGGCCGCTTATGCATCGTTGGCGCCCGGGAGAAAGGGAGGTTGGACGGAATTCGAAACGCCGTGCCGGTCGACTCGCATTCAGGACCGATCCGCGGAAAGTGA